A stretch of DNA from Manihot esculenta cultivar AM560-2 chromosome 7, M.esculenta_v8, whole genome shotgun sequence:
CTTTTAAAGAAAAGAGTCATAAACATCTGCCACAATCTAGTTCCTTTATTATGAAGACAGCTTAACAATAACAGCAATTTTACTGGGAGAGGTGCAATAAGATTATCACAAGCACAGGAAAACATATTGCACGTAGAGTTTGCTTATAAACCCAAGGATCCACTGCACATCACATCAAATCCATCAAAGACTTTAATCCTTCTTGGTCTTTCTTTGTAGAAGTAATGTTTTTACTAATATCAACACTTTCTATGTAATAGTAAGGAGTTACTGTCAAACAGTTTTAACTCTACATTTTGAATTTGAAGCATCTAGCAAAAATACCATGTTATAACATGAATGTGTCTGAAATGAAACGCCAAAATTGACGTCAAGCTTAACTAATAGCAGAACTTACAGGCCAATAACAGAACAAACCCAATGTATTTCATCATCTCCTATTCTAAGTACCTGTTTGGCATTGAGTTTGGAGGTAAAAAAGTGTTTTTCAAAAAAAGCACCATTTTAGATGCCGTTGAAGAAAGCAGTTTGGAAAAAAATTGTTTTGGTGTTCTTATAACTAAATTatgtcaaaaataatttttaatttttttttaaattttttttaaaaagggcTTTTCCCCAATGCAATTCTAACAGCAATGTCAAACAGGCCTAACTGCTTACGCCTATTTCTCACATATTCCCACATTTAATCTCAATTTTCTCTACAAAGTTTCCCTATGACAAAAGATCTAACTTTTCACTTCCTCTTCAACCAGAAGTTATACTTCAAACTTCACTGATCCTAAATTATCAATATTTGCTAAATATCACATTATCCACCTCCAAAACCTTCCATTGACCTCGAGAGAGGGATACCCAAAGAGGCAAAAATCTAAAGCAATCCAATATAACAAACCCAGGTTTTAAAAATCCTCTTACTTTTGGGAGCGTGAAGAAATACAAAAATCCAAACTACACAACACAGACCTGCCAGATAACTACGGGATTGTGAGTCCTTCCGCTGCTCTCTTCGAGCTCAACATCGAGAGGCGGATGCATTATTGTACGAGTGTTTGGGAACGTCACAAAATTTGGTTTCTGCTTTGCATTCTCTGCTTCTCCTTCTCCAACAACTGCCATTCTCTGTTCCTCCTTTACCACAGATTGTGGTGGCGCCTTCTTTTCTTGATTAAAGAATGGAAGTTTCAGGTCAAATCTTGGAAGGAATGAAAACAGATTTTTGGGTTTATCTGAGATATATTGATGGGTCACAATTTTGCCCATTTCAGCTTCAGCCATGGTCTCTTGAGTGACGGAGAATTTGGTGCTGGATTGGTGTTTTTTAAGGGTTTTTGTTGGAGGTTTTTGCAGAAGCAGAGTCGTAAGGCCACGTCACGTGCAGGTTCAGGGCCATTTTTATTTTGTCACGTGCATAAGTTTCCTAGCTTTGTTTTTACTTCTAagcaaaatttttattaaattaataaaaataaataatagaaaaaatcacCGGTTAATCTTTcaacatttaaaaatatattaaaatatttatcatgttttaaaaatttattaattaattattttattaattttattctttaaatattataaaagaatttaaaatattatttaatataaaaaaattaattaatagatttttaccTTTaacaataaaacaaataaagattatataataaaaatattattaataaatctatCTCTAtagttttagatatttttatgttttttttttattttgctaaatatttttaaattattttctttaaaatactttttttaaagGTTGAAAACTTATTTTgttaactaatttttataatttcccaaacgctaaaaaaatataaaaatattttagaaaaatatttgcaGCGAAACAATCGAGTCTCAATAACCAATTATAttctcaatattttttaaaaaagaaaaaataaaaattgatgaaATACACAGAGAGAGGAAAATTTACATACCGGGAAAACAGCAAGAGGATGAGAAAGCTTCACAGGCTCATCATTTTGAATCTTCAATGGAGGAGGCGTTACTGGTTTAGGCTCTCCAAACCTAACCACCTCATGTTTATGACTCGtcgtcttcttctcttcttctttgccTGAAGCGACAtctttcatattaaaaaatggAGGAATCTTGAGTTCAATCTTGGGAAAACCCAGAAACAGATTGCTCTTGGaggcttctgcttcttctgcttcttcttgcTTGCTTTCAATCTTCTTCTTCCCATCACCCATCTCGTTAATGGCTATTTTTCCgtttctttctctcttcttttttttgttttctgtgTTTTTTTGGGCTCTGTAGTTGAAATTATTAAGAGTTGGATTATGGATTTTCTTGTAAGTACTAGATTTTGGAAgtgacgatgatgatgatgatattcTTTCTAGAATGTGCAGTCGCTCATAGTTAGGACCAACTAtgcttttaattgtttttttgcATATAAAAtgctttaattgttttaaataaaatcagtgttttttatttgatcaggtgatttaattaaagattttaaatttagttaaagTTTAacgatattaaatatatattataaaaaaatattagtttctttaaatatataaataaattatattttaatccttaaattttaatataattaacatacTATATTTTAAAACCGAGTATTTAAATCCCTATAGAATCAATctgttcaaattaaaaattctttCATCGACtttgagttttttatttttaccctAATTAATAGATcggttcttatatttttaaaagcatACATTTAAATCTCTCTGTAATCGATCCGTCCttctctattataatttaaatatttgaatctttcattttttatttgaatattaatttttgtctctaatatttcatttaactaacttttaatattctttattttttaattttcatcatTAAAATACTCtgatacttataattttaaaactttcagAAAATACTTAccatttcagttatttttaagtagtaccaaataacttttaaatagatcataaatttttataaaaaattattttaggaAGAAATTATACTTTTAGAAGAAATTTGACCATCCATTAATTTTGAACTAATGTTTATAATGGatggaaaaattatatttttaaacggattaaatatagagagatttaaagatttaattttaaaaatataaggattgaTTCGCCAATTACGCTAAAATTTAGAGACCAAAGTGTAgtttatacaatataaaattattgtatctattgaaaagaatttaaatgttcatgagagtattttaaatatttaaaatatttattctcccTTTGACTATATAGAGATTTaaggatttaattttaaaaatataatgactGATTTATCAATTACACTAAAATTTAGGGACCAAAATATAGTTTATACGATATAAAATTTTTCACCTATATTAAAAAGGATTTAAGTACTTACGAGgatattttaagtatttgaaatatttattctccaTTTTCCTTTGACTAGTTGACTAACGGAATTATAGATGGAATCACCTCCCATTTGGACAGATTGATTATATAGGAATTTAAgtgtttgaaattaaaaatataataaactaatttattaattagagaCTAAAATCTAATTtactttaaatataatgataatataatatatttatataatttattagtattttaatatattttataaataagcaagataaacttatttatataattttcaaatgaaaaaaattatttttctcaatttattataaaacttttaaatgataatatatcataataaaaatatttacaataaaatctTCATTATGATAAATTCATTTATatcaatgaaaaatatattttaatatattaaaattttatatgcaATTTGGGTCTAGAGAGCAATGTAtgcatttttcttttaatacatGTTCATGCATTATTTGTATAGATAATAAAAAGACGCCACTAAGTAagtaatgaaataataaaaatattaataaaataaaatagtttatcattttagaaataaaatatattttttcacattataatttttttttaaagatcatATCATTATAATAAGACCCTATGCctaaaagtataaaataataaaagcaaAATTTGAGATTCATAAAAGAAAGTTTCTAAACTCACATAACCTTAAACCCAAAAGCAATTCAAAAAGACTCCGATCTAGAACTAGCTTCTGAATGTAGAAACGCTTTCCTAGTGCGTGAAAAAGAAGAACaaactaaattgaaaaataagatACCATTCAAATTTTCTTGGCGGAGCGCAAACATAATCCGCTAAAACACATATCAacaaaaaaatatgtatatcCTTACTCAGAAATGGAGGGAGAAAACTCACGTCTGGACAAAGTGGTAAGAGTCATCTCTACTCGGTAGGGACAGAGGCAGCCATCAATCTCCGATACAAGAATGAGGTCTTACTTCttcaaaagagagaaaaatctCTCTAAAAGACTTAGATAGACACATTTTCAGTTATAAATTTTCTAATTAgtgattattaattaaattatttaacttattttattataatagtttttttagtagattataaaagttttatttaaaGAGGGCAtgagattatattttttataatttaaaattttgtataagATCTTAAATAGATTTAAGATATTTATTTTAGCTAGAATAGATAATAAAACCTATTAAACTTTTGTAGGCTTGAAAATGTTGGGTAGTATTGAAATTTCTTTtagttgattaataaaataaagggaTATTAGtatgaaaaattcaaaattttgtgAATTTTAACGATTTAatccaaatttttaatttttggcaCCGCAAGCTAAATTCTCatgtatttgaaaattttatccaaattcaaaattaaagttgaaaaaatatttttatgttgatattatactatacatattattttttattattttttttatgaagtcCACATgggacataaaataaaataggtcTATTggcataaaaaaaatctaaacattTATACTAATTTTAAGATTTAATCCAAAACTTTAATTCTTGGCACGACAAGTCAAATTTTCAAatgttttgataattttatttttaattcaaacacTATTATTGTAATT
This window harbors:
- the LOC110618679 gene encoding uncharacterized protein LOC110618679 isoform X2, which codes for MGDGKKKIESKQEEAEEAEASKSNLFLGFPKIELKIPPFFNMKDVASGKEEEKKTTSHKHEVVRFGEPKPVTPPPLKIQNDEPVKLSHPLAVFPVYAIGGFIILKWVWARWKERNQRAKKASSDDDQSSDESQSPADDN
- the LOC110618679 gene encoding uncharacterized protein LOC110618679 isoform X1 translates to MAEAEMGKIVTHQYISDKPKNLFSFLPRFDLKLPFFNQEKKAPPQSVVKEEQRMAVVGEGEAENAKQKPNFVTFPNTRTIMHPPLDVELEESSGRTHNPVVIWQVYAIGGFIILKWVWARWKERNQRAKKASSDDDQSSDESQSPADDN